The Mycolicibacterium duvalii DNA window CCGGAATGAGCTTGCGCAGCGGGGCGTCGGCGCCACGGGTGATCGGGTCGGAATCGGAGAAGGCGCACAGGAACGGCCGCTCGAACCGGTGCAAGCCCTCCCAGGCCGCCCGGTTGGCGTCGGCGGCCGGGTCGTCGGGGCTGGTCGGCACCAGCATCGGGAACTGCCTCGCCCCGGCCTTGAACGAGTCGTCGGGGAAAGGCGCGTCGTAGGCGGCGATGACCTCCGGCGACAGCGTCGACACGCAGCCGCCGTCGACGATCTTGCCGACCGGGAACTCCGGGGTCTCCTGGCTGAACCGCTGCCAGGCCAGAAACGCCTCGCCGGGATGCTGGTCGCCGGTCGGCAGGAAGGTGTTGGCGGCCACCACGCGCGCGAACCGGTCGGAGTGCTCCCCGACCAGCCGCAGTCCGATCAGCCCGCCCCAGTCCTGGCAGACCAGCGTCATCGCGGACAGGCCGATCGCCTCGATCGCACCCCAGGTCCAGTCCACGTGCGTCTGATAGGTGTAGTCCTCCCGGCGGGTGGGCTTGTCGCTGCGCCCGAAGCCGACCAGGTCGATCGCGACGGCGCGCAGTCCGGCGTCGACGAGCACCGGAATCATGGTGCGGTACAGGTAACTCCACGAGGGCTCCCCGTGCAGGAGCAGCACCGTGGCCCCATCGCGCGGCCCTTCGTCGACATAGTGCACTCGCAGCCCGCCGATCTCGACGTAGTGCGGGCTGAAGCCGAATCCGGGCAGATCGGCGAAGCGTTCCTCGGGAGTGCGTACGAAGTCCATGGCCTCAGTCAATCAGAGGAGCACCCGCGGTCCCGCTCGATTGGGCCGGGCCGAGAAGCCGATGTTCCACGCGGTCTCCACCGGCGCGTTTCGCCCGGTACATCGCCTCGTCGGCGATTCGGAGGAGGCGTCCGACGACATCTGGACTGCGCCGTCCCGCCACGAAGCCGCCGGGCGCCGAACAGATGCCGAAGCTCGCGGTGACTCCGATGCCCACGTCGGCGATCCCGACCCGGACGCGCTCGACGGTGGTCGCGTGCGCAGAGGGGCCGTCGGTGTCAGCGACGACGAATTCCTCGCCACCGAGCCGCCCGAGAACCGCCTCGGCGCGAAACGTTCGCCGCAGCACTGCGGCGACCTCGACGAGTACCCGGTCACCGATCGCATGGCCGTGGTTGTCGTTGATCTTCTTGAACTGATTCAGGTCGACCATCGTCACGTTCAGGCATTCGTGCGCGGTCAGGTTCGCCGCCAGCTCATACACGGCGCGGTAGAAGCCGCGGCGGTCGAGCAGCCCGGTGAGCGCATCGCGGTCGGAGTTCCGCAGATCGACGCGCAGGGTGTGGACCAGCGACTGAATACCGAACGGCACTCCGACGTTGAGCGACAGCACCGTCAGCAGCGCCGCGACGGTCAGTGCCACGTCGCCGGTGGCGATCACAAGCCGCGTCGCGGTGATCCCTGAGCACACGATCGCGACGGCGAGGTTGGCCAGCATGTGGTTC harbors:
- a CDS encoding haloalkane dehalogenase, whose protein sequence is MDFVRTPEERFADLPGFGFSPHYVEIGGLRVHYVDEGPRDGATVLLLHGEPSWSYLYRTMIPVLVDAGLRAVAIDLVGFGRSDKPTRREDYTYQTHVDWTWGAIEAIGLSAMTLVCQDWGGLIGLRLVGEHSDRFARVVAANTFLPTGDQHPGEAFLAWQRFSQETPEFPVGKIVDGGCVSTLSPEVIAAYDAPFPDDSFKAGARQFPMLVPTSPDDPAADANRAAWEGLHRFERPFLCAFSDSDPITRGADAPLRKLIPGAAGQAHTTIVGGGHFLQEDKGPELAAVVTDFVAGNPV
- a CDS encoding GGDEF domain-containing protein, which gives rise to MAVLRRWWRQADQFDWFTAYLHDRGLQLRWRMATFGFTALLAVLPIVLLYTPVGPDRTSTRAVAVVAAACGAGASILWLRRWPTRSESLVFNAVCSVGIAATCLAVSNPYHGLMGCVMFAAVGGFLAYFHAPNHMLANLAVAIVCSGITATRLVIATGDVALTVAALLTVLSLNVGVPFGIQSLVHTLRVDLRNSDRDALTGLLDRRGFYRAVYELAANLTAHECLNVTMVDLNQFKKINDNHGHAIGDRVLVEVAAVLRRTFRAEAVLGRLGGEEFVVADTDGPSAHATTVERVRVGIADVGIGVTASFGICSAPGGFVAGRRSPDVVGRLLRIADEAMYRAKRAGGDRVEHRLLGPAQSSGTAGAPLID